The Phyllopteryx taeniolatus isolate TA_2022b chromosome 17, UOR_Ptae_1.2, whole genome shotgun sequence genome window below encodes:
- the nherf4b gene encoding NHERF family PDZ scaffold protein 4b: MTSSAGSVEMKCGTKKFTFNPKEGIDNPLMVITEESTPRPHLCVLKKEEGETYGFHLRVEWVKQGHIIRNVVSGGVAGRCGLEDGDRLLEVNNVYVEDAPHQEVARRIKRSGHHLCLLVLDDEAYEKAVAKGQDLRDLVKAYKSEHLKPPRLCHITRDPILGLGINFTPIGAEKGCFSVNPVPGGAAEKAGVHKGDRLVWMNGAVVSDLTHSALSRMAFAEGGFPCCLFVGFAAFPFVFNEKMWQIYHHPSD; this comes from the exons ATGACATCAAGTGCAG GCTCGGTGGAAATGAAATGCGGGACAAA GAAATTTACATTTAATCCTAAAGAGGGAATAGACAACCCACTGATGGTCATCACAGAAG AGTCCACACCGAGACCACATCTCtgtgttcttaaaaaggaggaaGGGGAGACCTATGGATTTCACCTGAGAGTAGAATGGGTGAAACAAGGTCACATTATCCGAAATGTGGTTTCTGGAGGGGTTGCGGGGCGTTGCGGCCTTGAAGATGGAGACAGGCTTCTTGAGGTCAACAATGTCTATGTAGAGGATGCTCCTCACCAGGAG GTGGCAAGGAGAATAAAGCGAAGTGGACATCACCTATGCTTATTGGTTCTTGATGACGAGGCGTATGAGAAAGCAGTCGCCAAGGGGCAGGACCTTCGCGATCTTGTCAAAGCATATAAGAGTGAACATTTGAAACCACCACGACTGTGTCACATCACCAGAGATCCTATCTTGGGTCTGGGCATCAACTTCACACCTATTGGAG ctGAAAAGGGTTGCTTCTCAGTCAACCCGGTACCTGGAGGGGCGGCCGAAAAGGCTGGCGTACATAAGGGGGATCGCCTGGTGTGGATGAATGGAGCCGTGGTTTCAGATCTCACGCACTCTGCACTCAGCAGAATG GCCTTCGCGGAAGGTGGCTTCCCTTGCTGCTTGTTTGTGGGATTCGCTGCCTTCCCCTTTGTCTTCA atgaaaaaatgtggcaaatatATCACCATCCTAGTGATTGA